The following are encoded together in the Kwoniella europaea PYCC6329 chromosome 1, complete sequence genome:
- a CDS encoding chlorophyll synthesis pathway protein BchC, giving the protein MSSHAVLPRGDPHPADFKPKDNPAFILYDKLKTGYEEQSIPELGPDEVLIEIKKTGICGSDVHFYNTGAMGLVALEEPMCLGHESAGIIVQLGSNNVVYKGALQLGDKVALEPGVTCRMCTDCRGKPSICEHMVFAAYPPSRGGTLQRYYKLPADLVYRLPSSVALEYGAMMEPLSVAVHAVANKGGMKTGYNVLIFGAGPVGLLAMAVAKGMGGNRIVAVDINKERLDFAKGYAATDVYIPIKQNENETRPQYSVRAATDLLLSLGIPARGPGSIDLVVDATGAEVCIQMGLNAIKPGGTYVQTGFGPPDIQIPMFRVTTNEIVIKGGWRYGNGDYPLAIDLVNRGLVNLQPLLTHTFKFKDALEAFEITKAGKDKNGKFVIKCVIDGPE; this is encoded by the exons ATGTCATCACACGCTGTGCTTCCCCGGGGTGATCCCCATCCAGCAGATTTCAAGCCCAAGGACAATCCAGCTTTCATTCTGTACGATAAGTTGAAGACAGGTTATGAGGAG CAATCCATTCCTGAGCTTGGTCCTGATGAAGTACTCATCGAAATAAAGAAGACAGGTATATGTGGATCGGATGTACACT TCTACAACACTGGTGCGATGGGCTTAGTCGCCCTAGAAGAACCAATGTGTCTAGGTCACGAATCGGCCGGTATAATCGTCCAACTTGGATCCAAC AACGTAGTGTATAAAGGTGCTTTGCAGCTGGGTGATAAAGTCGCTTTGGAACCGGGTGTTACTTGTAGGATGTGTACGGATTGTCGAGGTAAGCCTAGT ATCTGCGAGCATATGGTATTTGCTGCCTACCCACCTTCTAGGGGAGGTACATTACAGCGATACTACAAACT TCCCGCAGATTTAGTCTATCGACTCCCTTCCTCCGTAGCATTAGAATACGGAGCCATGATGGAACCTCTGTCCGTAGCGGTTCACGCAGTAGCCAACAAAGGCGGTATGAAGACAGGGTACAACGTTTTGATCTTCGGTGCTGGACCGGTGGGACTGCTTGCCATGGCAGTAGCGAAGGGGATGGGAGGGAATAGGATCGTAGCAGTGGATATCAACAAGGAGAGATTGGATTTTGCAAAAGGGTATGCAGCTACGGATGTTTATATTCCG ATCAAGCAAAACGAGAACGAAACCAGACCTCAATATTCTGTCAGAGCCGCTACCGACCTCTTGTTATCTTTGGGTATCCCAGCTAGAGGTCCAGGATCGATCGACTTGGTAGTTGATGCAACAGGTGCGGAAGTATGTATACAAATGGGTCTAAACGCCATTAAGCCTGG AGGCACATACGTCCAAACTGGATTCGGTCCACCAGATATTCAGATCCCAATGTTCAGAGTAACTACCAATGAGATTGTCATCAAAGGTGGATGGAGGTACGGTAATGGCGATTA TCCCCTCGCGATCGACCTGGTGAATCGAGGACTAGTAAATCTCCAACCTCTATTGACTCACACTTTCAAATTCAAAGATGCGTTAGAAGCTTTCGAAATTACTAAAGCTGGTAAAGACAAGAATGGGAAATTCGTCATTAAATGTGTGATTGATGGGCCGGAATGA